From one Geoalkalibacter halelectricus genomic stretch:
- a CDS encoding type IV toxin-antitoxin system AbiEi family antitoxin domain-containing protein has translation MLYDTSPSATILDLARKLGVLRVRDLTSRGIHPEYLRRLCRQGLMVRTGRGLYMAADTDISEHHTLAQAAKLVPHGIVCLLSALRFHDIGTQNPHEVWMALERTSARPRIEYPSLRIVRFSGRALTEGVKEHVIEGVTVKVTDPARTVADCFKYRNKIGLDVALEALKECRRNRRCKIDDLWRYAKLCRVANIMRPYLEAMSA, from the coding sequence ATGCTTTACGATACCTCACCCTCTGCAACCATTCTCGATCTCGCTCGAAAACTGGGCGTCCTGCGGGTCCGCGATCTGACCTCGCGCGGAATCCATCCGGAGTACCTGCGCCGGCTCTGCCGTCAGGGATTGATGGTGCGGACCGGTCGCGGACTTTACATGGCGGCCGATACCGACATCTCCGAGCATCACACTCTCGCCCAGGCGGCCAAACTGGTTCCCCACGGTATTGTCTGCCTCCTCTCCGCTCTTCGATTCCACGACATCGGCACCCAGAACCCACATGAAGTCTGGATGGCGCTGGAGCGTACCTCCGCCCGGCCCCGCATCGAATATCCCTCCCTGCGGATCGTGCGCTTCTCGGGCCGCGCCCTAACGGAGGGGGTGAAGGAGCATGTGATCGAGGGGGTGACGGTCAAGGTGACCGATCCGGCCAGAACAGTGGCCGATTGCTTCAAATACCGCAACAAGATCGGTCTGGATGTGGCCCTGGAGGCGCTCAAGGAGTGCCGGCGCAACCGGCGTTGCAAGATCGACGACCTCTGGCGCTATGCCAAACTCTGCCGTGTAGCGAACATTATGAGGCCCTATCTGGAGGCGATGAGCGCATGA
- a CDS encoding vWA domain-containing protein: protein MIRDQELADLCRTIGRDAGLSVTVGGKRSYIAADANHINIAAMPMTPQGRILAVGLVWHESAHKLYTDFSLGGPGQGLLGSLANIIEDARVDRDFIAQRPGSRYDTELLDDFYAAKGSMTPANEAQALCAFVMGQARAQLTSISSFDADMQKGREMLSAAFGEELVRQAQVICAEFPHLPKARAGTHAAKELARRLHDLFVQAAQKPKPPASPPKDSSHPSPEQPGAQAKPQPKGRPTRNGTPADLSSPEKRKAHLLRQAAETCMGDRAQAILQELDQLAGKQTGTERPFVPELPLIDRAQPFSPVDEALALQATAGLRARLYGLLQAMKNLPVTHGCSGKRLDERRLHRLSLDDPRIFRRRQPRVDVHTAVCLLLDASGSMNRPHRGQSYIELASLCAYALHRALRGLPGVAVWSAEFSKAHSQRFGRDVEVREICGWQEKPSPALFGRRGLSNTPVCSGLWAARAELLARPEPRRIVLLLTDGVPSDTPGAVADTSLRLHKDGIEVAAIGIKEASVQRHWKNHRVIGDPSQLAQAMFHILTTLLTSRRQRAA, encoded by the coding sequence ATGATCCGTGATCAGGAACTCGCCGATCTGTGCCGCACCATCGGTCGCGATGCAGGTCTGAGCGTCACCGTCGGCGGAAAGAGAAGCTATATCGCCGCCGATGCCAACCACATCAACATCGCCGCCATGCCCATGACCCCGCAGGGCCGCATTCTGGCGGTGGGGCTGGTGTGGCATGAAAGCGCCCACAAGCTCTACACCGACTTCTCCCTGGGAGGGCCGGGGCAGGGGCTGCTGGGATCTCTCGCCAACATCATCGAGGATGCGCGGGTGGATCGCGATTTCATCGCGCAGCGCCCGGGCAGCCGCTACGACACCGAGCTGCTCGATGACTTCTACGCCGCCAAGGGCTCCATGACCCCCGCGAACGAGGCGCAGGCCCTGTGCGCTTTCGTCATGGGGCAGGCCCGCGCGCAGCTAACGAGCATTTCAAGCTTTGACGCGGATATGCAAAAGGGGCGAGAGATGCTGAGTGCCGCCTTCGGTGAGGAGTTGGTCCGCCAGGCGCAAGTGATCTGCGCGGAGTTTCCCCACCTGCCCAAGGCGCGGGCCGGCACGCACGCGGCGAAGGAACTTGCGCGGCGCCTCCACGATCTCTTCGTGCAGGCGGCGCAAAAACCCAAGCCACCCGCATCGCCCCCAAAAGACTCATCCCACCCATCCCCCGAGCAACCAGGCGCTCAGGCAAAGCCCCAGCCAAAAGGGCGCCCGACACGAAACGGCACGCCCGCGGATCTGTCCTCGCCGGAGAAACGCAAGGCGCACCTGCTGCGACAGGCGGCGGAGACCTGCATGGGCGATCGCGCTCAGGCGATTCTCCAGGAACTCGATCAACTGGCTGGGAAGCAGACCGGGACTGAGCGCCCCTTTGTGCCCGAGCTTCCACTGATCGACCGGGCGCAGCCCTTTTCCCCTGTCGATGAGGCCCTGGCCCTGCAAGCCACGGCCGGGCTTCGCGCCAGGCTCTATGGCCTTTTGCAGGCGATGAAAAATCTCCCCGTAACCCATGGATGCAGCGGCAAGCGTCTGGATGAGCGCCGCCTTCATCGCCTCTCTCTTGATGACCCGCGCATTTTTCGCCGCAGGCAACCAAGGGTCGATGTCCATACCGCCGTATGCCTGCTGCTCGATGCCTCAGGCTCCATGAACCGCCCCCATCGCGGCCAAAGCTATATCGAACTGGCCTCGCTGTGCGCCTATGCCCTGCATCGCGCCTTGCGTGGTCTGCCGGGTGTCGCGGTGTGGAGCGCCGAATTCAGCAAGGCGCACTCCCAGCGCTTCGGACGCGATGTGGAAGTGCGCGAAATCTGCGGCTGGCAAGAAAAACCATCACCTGCCTTGTTCGGCCGCAGGGGGCTCTCCAACACCCCGGTGTGCTCAGGGCTCTGGGCCGCGCGCGCCGAACTGCTGGCGCGTCCCGAGCCACGTCGCATTGTGCTGCTGCTGACCGACGGGGTGCCCTCGGATACGCCAGGCGCCGTGGCCGACACCAGCCTGCGCCTTCACAAGGACGGCATCGAGGTGGCCGCCATCGGCATCAAGGAAGCCAGCGTGCAACGGCACTGGAAGAATCATCGGGTGATCGGCGACCCGAGCCAGTTGGCCCAGGCCATGTTTCATATCCTCACCACCCTGCTGACCAGCAGGCGTCAACGCGCCGCCTGA
- a CDS encoding toxin VasX: MSRVHRRLARYIDGEGSDAQRYRELVIDNLDAATQRLTLVMRDLAFRNYSPEEREFIVLPLAASVPTVPADAPRPSCIEEYPNFVVPIIPKRYATPEPDQARAKELRKGWLYVYRNGYLWRELEVMEHGHTRDVNLRRHQGKDERPASGEVDSRVLIPYKMGGIHQQIEIAYSEVQWSWARINDLGGMDPDPREEPRLRPETAKPHVGKDQASANRRARMQDLTAELKRFIQGEDTENIQSVENCTAQIYSLHLHRLSQLPVVYLHDPLGVAMDLADRHEAAWADMESFIEALRVGLPPERVALQVRRGDTFAEAEQAMRRQVAAQFQVAVLMQQLGFASEDNRKKYGRHLHRAGLDVLLGTRERVQLRQAIMGTRESLVSFLESRAYQTALGDFLDNTPERRLNGKGVVLYAARFLGRPATFLDAWLDPPDTHAAAERQTSQAAQAYMNTLQTAGNPAGLLLAEDVEVRTESALRPAARPRTVALLQDDTAPQSLRLKTILEDKGVDLATRAGAVGVALIEAFSSMKADLQTLEWVSERINTLKVPGFGEYTQVDVALPEPKIPEGYHPVEGERTSLARPGVTYQAALAVGARAVTADGMMSVVQKNRVAIFPATIEVTEVTTRQLVRKDLKPLPARLATRYHDSIPRAVAIAPFFVALDLLNLRTVLHQIAAGEIKGLDDGGLRGLQLISAVSGVAQGMAETGNLWLRVGKKPISPGLTRTAARGRFLGNAAMGLFNVIDARRSYLENDKDAAAAKIFAAGAFFGLVFATSWPLAIPLTLMAIGATYAGFQLEDDPVERFANNGPLRLPPQQGATIWEKIRAHAQAPLVEARFSAEWPQWTEIERLFLDEYLIGFGVETAERGHQRRSFPPVYANSLSADCTLQRFVPMLSQAEIFCHYYPGGAFSPTPTVIHPTVEDFRTDKDTQMISRIGVTFPIPQEHLRNQSPYWSAIIFCRLKPQVDREDCRPVLGEDGSPRYLAIRRHGNGMMRKTTRRIGTIQELTRPEIWRTT; encoded by the coding sequence ATGAGCCGCGTGCACCGGCGCCTGGCGCGCTACATCGACGGCGAGGGCAGCGACGCCCAGCGCTACCGCGAACTTGTCATCGACAATCTCGATGCGGCCACCCAGCGGCTCACCCTGGTCATGCGCGATCTGGCCTTCCGGAACTATTCGCCCGAGGAGCGCGAATTCATCGTGCTGCCGCTTGCGGCCTCGGTGCCCACGGTGCCCGCCGACGCCCCGCGCCCCTCGTGCATCGAAGAGTATCCCAATTTTGTCGTCCCCATCATCCCCAAGCGCTACGCCACGCCCGAGCCCGATCAGGCCCGGGCAAAGGAACTGCGCAAGGGCTGGCTCTACGTCTACCGCAACGGCTATCTGTGGCGCGAACTCGAAGTCATGGAGCACGGCCACACCCGCGACGTCAACCTGCGCCGCCATCAGGGAAAGGACGAGCGCCCCGCGAGCGGCGAAGTCGACAGCCGCGTCCTCATCCCCTACAAGATGGGCGGCATCCATCAGCAAATCGAAATTGCCTACTCCGAAGTGCAGTGGAGCTGGGCGCGCATCAACGACTTGGGCGGCATGGATCCCGACCCCCGCGAGGAGCCGCGCCTGCGCCCCGAGACCGCCAAACCGCACGTCGGCAAGGACCAAGCCTCCGCCAACCGCCGCGCGCGCATGCAGGACCTCACCGCCGAACTCAAACGCTTTATTCAAGGCGAGGATACGGAAAACATCCAGAGTGTCGAGAACTGCACGGCGCAGATCTACTCGCTGCATCTGCATCGCTTAAGCCAACTGCCGGTGGTGTATCTGCATGATCCCTTGGGGGTGGCCATGGATCTGGCGGATCGGCACGAAGCCGCCTGGGCCGACATGGAGAGTTTCATCGAGGCCCTGCGCGTCGGGCTTCCCCCCGAAAGGGTGGCTCTTCAGGTGCGGCGCGGCGATACCTTCGCCGAAGCGGAGCAGGCCATGCGCCGACAGGTCGCCGCGCAGTTCCAGGTCGCCGTCCTGATGCAACAGCTCGGCTTTGCTTCCGAGGATAACCGTAAAAAGTACGGTCGCCATCTCCACAGGGCAGGTCTCGACGTGCTGCTCGGGACAAGGGAGCGCGTGCAATTGCGCCAAGCCATCATGGGCACCAGGGAGAGTTTGGTGTCCTTCTTGGAAAGCCGTGCCTATCAAACAGCTCTGGGCGATTTTCTCGACAACACTCCCGAGCGCCGGCTCAACGGCAAGGGCGTGGTTCTTTATGCGGCTCGTTTTCTTGGACGACCGGCCACCTTTCTCGACGCCTGGCTCGATCCGCCGGACACCCATGCGGCCGCCGAGCGGCAGACCTCGCAGGCGGCCCAGGCTTACATGAATACTCTCCAGACCGCCGGCAACCCGGCAGGGCTGCTGTTGGCCGAAGACGTGGAGGTTCGGACCGAATCCGCCTTGCGTCCCGCCGCCAGACCCCGCACGGTGGCCCTCCTGCAAGACGATACGGCGCCACAGAGCTTGCGGCTCAAAACCATTCTGGAGGATAAAGGCGTCGATCTCGCCACCCGGGCCGGGGCGGTCGGTGTCGCTCTGATCGAAGCCTTTTCCAGCATGAAGGCCGACCTCCAGACGCTGGAGTGGGTTTCAGAGCGCATCAACACCCTCAAGGTGCCCGGATTCGGCGAATACACCCAGGTGGATGTCGCCCTGCCCGAACCGAAAATACCCGAGGGTTATCACCCCGTCGAGGGGGAAAGAACCAGCCTTGCCCGCCCGGGCGTGACCTACCAGGCGGCGCTGGCCGTCGGTGCCCGCGCGGTCACCGCCGACGGCATGATGTCCGTGGTACAAAAGAACCGGGTCGCAATTTTCCCCGCCACCATCGAGGTGACGGAGGTGACCACGCGCCAACTCGTGCGCAAGGATCTCAAACCCCTTCCGGCCCGACTCGCGACCCGATATCACGACTCGATCCCCCGCGCCGTCGCCATCGCTCCCTTTTTCGTGGCTCTCGACCTGCTCAATCTGCGCACCGTCCTGCACCAGATCGCCGCAGGTGAGATCAAGGGGCTGGATGACGGAGGACTTCGGGGGCTGCAACTGATCTCAGCGGTGAGTGGCGTGGCTCAGGGGATGGCGGAAACAGGGAATTTGTGGCTGCGGGTCGGGAAAAAACCGATAAGCCCTGGTTTGACGCGGACGGCGGCTAGAGGTCGTTTCCTCGGCAATGCGGCCATGGGGCTTTTCAATGTTATTGATGCCCGACGGAGTTATCTCGAAAATGATAAAGACGCAGCCGCTGCAAAAATATTTGCAGCTGGAGCCTTTTTCGGTCTTGTTTTTGCCACCTCCTGGCCCTTGGCAATACCCCTGACCCTAATGGCTATAGGCGCAACCTACGCGGGTTTCCAACTGGAGGACGATCCTGTAGAGCGGTTCGCAAATAACGGTCCCCTTCGCCTGCCCCCACAACAAGGCGCCACGATCTGGGAGAAAATCCGTGCCCATGCCCAAGCGCCTTTGGTTGAAGCACGTTTTAGCGCCGAGTGGCCGCAATGGACGGAAATCGAGCGACTCTTTCTGGACGAATACCTGATCGGTTTTGGGGTTGAAACCGCCGAGCGCGGACATCAGAGAAGGTCTTTTCCGCCGGTGTACGCGAATTCCCTCTCAGCCGACTGCACCCTCCAACGGTTCGTGCCCATGCTGAGTCAGGCGGAAATCTTCTGCCATTACTATCCCGGTGGTGCCTTTTCTCCGACGCCGACCGTCATCCATCCGACCGTCGAGGATTTCCGCACGGACAAAGATACCCAGATGATTTCCCGGATCGGTGTGACATTCCCCATACCGCAGGAGCACCTGCGAAATCAAAGCCCGTACTGGAGTGCCATCATCTTCTGCCGCCTTAAACCCCAAGTTGACCGCGAGGATTGTCGGCCCGTCCTCGGCGAGGACGGCAGCCCCCGGTATCTCGCCATCCGTCGCCACGGCAACGGCATGATGCGGAAAACCACCCGGCGCATCGGGACAATACAGGAACTGACCCGCCCTGAAATCTGGAGAACAACCTGA
- a CDS encoding class I SAM-dependent methyltransferase, giving the protein MNDPGPRFWEIFFEVYESLPRQGPGNRDCAAKALRLCVDLPSAPKILDLGCGVGGQTLQLAEMTPGSILAIDSHAPSIERLMARLAEHDLSRRVQAQVGDMAHLTLSPQSFDLIWSEGALYNIGIAHALRVCHGLLRPGGYLAFTDAVWRRDDPPPEIKASFDLDYPTMGTAADVVMAIQQGGFELVGRFTLPDEAWWDDFYSPMELRISELRGKYGKDVEALAILDQIALEPEMHRKYSDFYAYEFFVARRPESKG; this is encoded by the coding sequence ATGAATGATCCCGGCCCCCGTTTCTGGGAGATATTCTTCGAGGTATATGAAAGCTTGCCCAGGCAGGGACCGGGCAATCGTGACTGCGCGGCAAAAGCTCTGCGGCTCTGCGTGGACCTTCCCAGTGCACCGAAGATTCTGGATTTGGGCTGCGGAGTCGGCGGACAAACCCTGCAACTGGCTGAAATGACGCCTGGTTCGATCCTGGCGATCGATAGCCATGCTCCCAGCATCGAACGGCTGATGGCGAGGCTTGCTGAGCACGATCTTTCGCGCCGCGTCCAGGCCCAGGTTGGCGACATGGCGCATCTGACGCTGTCGCCGCAAAGTTTCGACCTGATCTGGTCAGAGGGCGCGCTCTACAATATCGGGATTGCGCACGCCCTGCGCGTCTGTCACGGCTTACTGCGTCCCGGCGGCTATCTTGCTTTCACCGACGCGGTCTGGCGCAGAGATGACCCGCCGCCCGAGATCAAGGCAAGCTTTGATCTGGATTACCCAACCATGGGCACGGCGGCCGACGTCGTGATGGCCATCCAGCAGGGCGGCTTTGAGTTGGTCGGACGCTTCACCCTGCCGGATGAGGCCTGGTGGGACGACTTCTATTCGCCGATGGAATTGCGCATCTCGGAGCTGCGCGGCAAGTATGGCAAGGATGTCGAGGCACTCGCCATCCTCGACCAAATCGCTCTGGAGCCTGAAATGCACCGCAAATATTCAGATTTTTATGCTTATGAATTCTTTGTCGCGCGCCGCCCTGAATCGAAAGGCTGA
- a CDS encoding AAA family ATPase, with amino-acid sequence MSTHLHNLLSANDPVPKIYTVQQAFGLPSQMKIPGYAPGHPLVPEKNPAFVWQPALVKDLIEWLLDPSPDPLWITGPTGCGKTELLVQLGATLHLPTVVVSAKKSTEPDDILGRIRLHNGSTVFEPGVLLRAYAKGYFILFDEIDGYPPDVMLACHRILEKKPVVLDSGEIIAPAARVLLAATANTRGDGEGGEIYTATSIFNLATLNRFEKWVMDYYPPEIETRIIQTALPELNEQAITCMVKSAKDIRVAFEQGSCPGPISTRDLIRWGRKLLLSAQRTDVKPLYHAFDKAFGNGLNKHVRAALHKILQSHFSVPAP; translated from the coding sequence ATGAGCACCCATCTGCACAACCTTTTATCGGCCAACGATCCGGTCCCCAAAATCTACACCGTGCAGCAGGCCTTCGGGCTGCCCTCTCAGATGAAGATTCCGGGCTATGCTCCCGGTCACCCCCTGGTGCCCGAGAAAAACCCCGCCTTTGTCTGGCAGCCCGCCCTGGTCAAGGATCTCATCGAATGGCTGCTTGATCCTTCGCCCGATCCGCTGTGGATCACAGGCCCCACGGGCTGCGGCAAGACCGAACTGCTGGTGCAACTCGGCGCGACGCTTCATCTGCCCACCGTAGTCGTCTCGGCCAAGAAGTCCACCGAGCCCGACGACATTTTGGGGCGCATCCGCTTGCACAACGGCTCGACGGTGTTTGAGCCGGGCGTGCTGCTGCGGGCCTACGCCAAGGGCTACTTCATCCTCTTTGACGAAATCGACGGCTATCCCCCCGACGTGATGCTCGCCTGCCACCGGATTCTGGAGAAAAAACCGGTGGTGCTCGATTCGGGCGAGATCATCGCGCCCGCCGCGCGCGTGCTTCTGGCCGCCACGGCCAACACGCGCGGCGACGGGGAAGGGGGCGAGATCTACACCGCCACCAGCATCTTCAACCTCGCGACCCTCAACCGCTTCGAGAAGTGGGTGATGGATTACTACCCGCCGGAGATCGAAACCCGCATCATCCAGACCGCGCTGCCCGAGCTCAACGAGCAGGCCATCACCTGCATGGTCAAAAGCGCCAAGGACATCCGCGTCGCCTTTGAACAGGGCAGCTGTCCCGGCCCCATCTCCACCCGCGATCTGATCCGCTGGGGGCGAAAGCTTCTGCTCAGCGCCCAGCGCACCGACGTCAAACCCCTCTACCATGCCTTCGACAAGGCCTTCGGCAACGGGCTCAACAAGCACGTGCGCGCCGCGCTGCACAAGATCTTGCAGAGCCACTTCAGCGTTCCCGCGCCCTGA
- a CDS encoding PDZ domain-containing protein: MEKVLKVTQVQSGSQAENLGMQIGDVIAFYNSERISSDNELSMAVHNARNQKKEKVEITVVRNGSKVKMSATPEPLGILCAEEFARSQESSASQPYGELYQTKYGVTLALCSLFSFVGWAIVFLGFLAAFAGFASEGRFSLMVVLPMLGVSVTGFFIIMGAQVTRATVDNADHTREILKALRSK; the protein is encoded by the coding sequence ATGGAAAAAGTACTAAAGGTGACCCAGGTGCAAAGCGGTTCGCAAGCAGAAAATCTCGGGATGCAGATCGGCGATGTGATAGCCTTTTATAACTCAGAAAGAATCAGTTCCGACAATGAGCTGTCGATGGCTGTCCACAATGCCCGCAATCAGAAAAAGGAAAAGGTTGAAATCACTGTTGTGCGAAACGGTAGCAAGGTAAAGATGAGTGCTACCCCTGAGCCTCTGGGCATCCTTTGCGCCGAGGAGTTTGCAAGATCTCAAGAAAGTTCTGCATCACAACCTTATGGAGAACTCTACCAGACAAAATATGGGGTGACGCTCGCCTTATGTTCCTTGTTTTCGTTCGTTGGCTGGGCGATAGTTTTTCTGGGCTTTCTGGCGGCCTTTGCCGGTTTTGCCAGTGAAGGCCGTTTTTCTCTGATGGTCGTGCTGCCGATGCTCGGTGTAAGTGTCACCGGGTTTTTCATCATCATGGGAGCTCAGGTGACCCGCGCCACTGTGGACAATGCAGACCATACCCGTGAGATATTGAAGGCATTGCGCTCCAAGTAA
- a CDS encoding DUF1801 domain-containing protein: MHPEILKYNENQEANLKEVCDLLAAEIDRNLPEAESKIWHAHPVWFLGGNPTVGYSKQKPGIRLMFWSGADFEEDGLNVVGKKFKDASVFFNNVSEIEKSDLRRWLNKAREIQWDYRNIVKRKGRLERLK, translated from the coding sequence ATGCATCCGGAGATTCTGAAGTACAACGAAAATCAGGAAGCGAACCTCAAGGAAGTATGTGACTTGCTTGCAGCGGAAATTGATAGAAATCTCCCTGAGGCGGAAAGCAAGATATGGCACGCTCACCCTGTCTGGTTCTTGGGCGGAAACCCAACGGTTGGCTACAGCAAGCAGAAGCCTGGCATAAGGCTGATGTTCTGGAGCGGGGCGGATTTCGAAGAAGATGGGTTGAACGTGGTAGGCAAGAAATTCAAGGATGCCTCTGTCTTCTTCAATAATGTCTCGGAAATAGAAAAATCGGATTTGCGACGATGGCTAAATAAAGCAAGAGAAATCCAATGGGACTATAGGAATATTGTCAAGCGGAAAGGTCGCTTGGAGAGATTGAAGTAA
- a CDS encoding DUF3150 domain-containing protein: protein MELLKHLAVIILNIDLWSATSKLSAEDLALNGIDPNKLPPEQLASLGSIRLLGRDALRDLENLKRKAERLCQASGTRFLGGYAIPRDKATEVVGELEAIKQQFHDKKREFLAGFDAATETWVAKNPPQWAQIIRNAAKSREARAAEILSFNFAAVAVATPEELSDNSGLVEETQGLLGRLYHEVRQSARTTYEQSFVGRREANRKILRPLIQIRDKLSGLCFVAPQEIGEAIGVIDEVLAKLPPSGPIAGADLDMLAGLVGRRLAHIGQVSMTQPLEEQGGEDSPDDQPIDPGAPLPAPSEACFAPLSFDF, encoded by the coding sequence ATGGAACTACTCAAGCATCTGGCCGTCATCATTCTCAACATCGATCTGTGGAGCGCCACCAGCAAACTCAGCGCCGAGGATCTGGCCCTCAACGGCATCGACCCCAACAAGCTGCCGCCGGAGCAGCTGGCCAGCCTCGGCAGCATCCGCCTGCTGGGCCGCGATGCCCTGCGCGACCTCGAAAACCTCAAGCGCAAGGCCGAGCGGCTCTGCCAGGCAAGCGGCACGCGCTTTCTCGGCGGCTACGCCATCCCGCGCGACAAGGCCACCGAAGTGGTGGGCGAACTCGAAGCGATCAAGCAGCAATTCCACGACAAAAAGCGCGAATTCCTCGCCGGCTTTGACGCCGCCACCGAAACCTGGGTGGCCAAGAATCCGCCCCAGTGGGCGCAAATCATCCGCAACGCCGCCAAGTCCCGGGAAGCCAGGGCCGCCGAGATTTTGAGCTTCAACTTCGCGGCGGTCGCCGTGGCCACGCCCGAGGAACTCAGCGACAACAGCGGCCTTGTCGAGGAAACCCAAGGTCTGCTCGGTCGCCTCTACCACGAGGTGCGCCAAAGCGCCAGAACTACCTATGAGCAATCCTTCGTGGGACGCCGCGAGGCCAACCGCAAGATCCTGCGGCCGCTGATACAGATCCGCGACAAGCTGAGCGGGCTTTGTTTCGTTGCCCCGCAGGAGATCGGCGAGGCCATCGGCGTCATCGACGAGGTGCTCGCCAAGCTACCCCCAAGCGGCCCCATCGCGGGAGCCGATCTCGACATGCTGGCAGGGCTGGTCGGACGACGCCTGGCGCACATCGGCCAGGTCTCCATGACCCAGCCCCTGGAGGAGCAAGGCGGGGAGGATTCTCCGGACGATCAGCCGATCGATCCGGGTGCCCCTTTGCCCGCGCCTTCCGAGGCCTGCTTTGCCCCCTTGTCCTTTGACTTCTAA
- a CDS encoding metallophosphoesterase: MNLFLASFLAIYTGMHALVFWGMYPLLFGHRALPTLTGVWMALMVLAPVAVRVLDKAGHNPVARALAWVGYSCMGFVFLAFSLFTILGLWDLAALGLDRLGAPNLTLHGPVSALVVLLLALGVGLYGLYEAQNLRVERVLLQTTKLPAGVARLRIAQVSDIHLGLLHREETLAPIISHLQELQPDLVVATGDIVDAQIDHLDGMSELWQRLQPPLGKFAVTGNHEFYAGLGQALQFMERSGFTVLRGEGVTVAGTLTLVGIDDPTGDSQNEAGLLTRHQSALFTLLLKHRPRVNEAAAGLFDLQLSGHAHRGQIFPFNYVTGLEYPQQEGLYSLPGGGRLYVSRGTGTWGPPMRVLSPPEITLFEIVREQPQP; the protein is encoded by the coding sequence ATGAATCTTTTTCTCGCGAGCTTTCTCGCCATCTACACCGGCATGCACGCCCTGGTCTTCTGGGGCATGTATCCGCTGCTTTTCGGCCATCGGGCACTACCGACTCTAACCGGGGTATGGATGGCACTCATGGTCCTGGCGCCGGTGGCAGTGCGCGTGCTCGATAAGGCAGGACATAATCCGGTCGCCCGGGCTCTGGCTTGGGTCGGCTATAGCTGTATGGGATTTGTCTTTCTCGCCTTCAGCCTCTTCACCATTCTCGGGCTTTGGGATCTTGCTGCCCTGGGCCTCGACCGCCTGGGCGCCCCCAACCTGACCCTCCATGGTCCGGTCAGCGCCCTTGTCGTGCTGCTACTGGCTCTGGGTGTGGGACTGTACGGTCTTTACGAGGCGCAAAACCTCAGAGTGGAGCGGGTCCTATTGCAAACCACCAAGTTGCCCGCCGGCGTCGCGCGACTACGCATCGCCCAGGTGAGCGACATCCATCTGGGCCTGCTCCATCGCGAGGAGACCCTTGCCCCTATTATCTCCCATCTACAAGAGCTTCAGCCCGACTTGGTGGTGGCCACCGGCGACATCGTCGACGCCCAAATTGATCACCTGGACGGGATGAGCGAACTCTGGCAGCGCCTGCAGCCACCTCTGGGCAAATTTGCGGTTACCGGAAACCATGAGTTTTACGCCGGGCTCGGGCAGGCATTGCAGTTCATGGAACGCAGCGGCTTCACCGTGCTGCGCGGCGAAGGGGTCACTGTCGCCGGAACCCTCACCCTGGTGGGCATCGACGACCCCACCGGCGACAGCCAGAACGAAGCCGGCCTTCTCACGCGCCACCAAAGCGCACTTTTCACCCTTTTGCTCAAACACCGACCTCGCGTCAATGAAGCAGCGGCCGGCCTCTTCGACCTGCAGCTCTCCGGCCATGCCCATCGCGGGCAGATCTTTCCCTTCAACTATGTCACCGGTCTCGAATACCCCCAACAAGAAGGCCTTTATTCCCTGCCCGGCGGCGGCCGGCTATACGTTAGCCGCGGCACCGGCACCTGGGGCCCGCCCATGCGGGTGCTGTCACCGCCGGAGATCACCCTGTTCGAAATCGTTCGGGAACAGCCTCAACCGTAA
- a CDS encoding WGR domain-containing protein: MHTLIYAVRLVSPSVSGGKFWSAELYENGLLQVSFGALRSSGQTHEKRFADRHRAYAYLDTKIQEKKRKGYQVEHQKYASTPEPAAKPTPKPNAAEKPRVSPAVDSELALRWDF, translated from the coding sequence ATGCACACCTTGATCTACGCGGTGCGGCTGGTGTCTCCATCGGTCTCGGGCGGCAAGTTCTGGTCGGCCGAGCTCTACGAGAACGGCCTTCTCCAGGTAAGCTTCGGCGCCCTGAGATCCTCCGGGCAAACCCATGAGAAGCGCTTTGCCGACCGGCACCGGGCGTATGCCTACCTCGACACCAAGATTCAGGAGAAAAAGCGCAAGGGCTACCAGGTTGAGCACCAGAAATACGCCTCCACGCCCGAGCCCGCGGCAAAGCCCACCCCCAAACCCAACGCCGCGGAAAAGCCCCGCGTCAGTCCGGCCGTGGACAGCGAGCTGGCCTTGCGCTGGGACTTCTAG